One genomic segment of Hordeum vulgare subsp. vulgare chromosome 2H, MorexV3_pseudomolecules_assembly, whole genome shotgun sequence includes these proteins:
- the LOC123429798 gene encoding homeobox-leucine zipper protein HOX14-like, whose amino-acid sequence MDKQHLFGCSYVDAPFFAATGTAQGESRPRARRRRRRAARCGGGDGDGVEMDGGGDPKKRRLTDEQVEGLELSFREERKLETGRKVHLAAELGLDPKQVAVWFQNRRARHKSKLLEEEFSKLKHAHDAAILHKCHLENEVLRLKERLGATEEEVRRLRSGAGSQAASGDGGDAAGAVGLCGGSPSSSFSTGTCQQHPGFSGADVLGPDDDLMMCVPEYGGYVDSSVVEWFSLYGLI is encoded by the exons ATGGACAAGCAGCACCTCTTTGGTTGCTCCTACGTGGACGCGCCTTTCTTCGCGGCCACTG GCACGGCGCAGGGGGAGAGCCGGCCTAGAGCGCGGCGCAGGCGGCGGAGGGCTGCGAGATGCGGCGGAGGGGACGGTGACGGCGTGGAGATGGACGGGGGAGGGGACCCCAAGAAGCGCCGGCTGACCGACGAGCAGGTGGAGGGTCTGGAGCTGAGCTTCCGGGAGGAGCGCAAGCTGGAGACCGGCCGGAAGGTCCATCTCGCCGCCGAGCTCGGGCTCGACCCCAAGCAGGTCGCCGTGTGGTTCCAGAACCGGCGGGCGCGCCACAAGAGCAAGCTTCTCGAGGAGGAGTTCTCCAAGCTCAAGCACGCCCACGATGCGGCCATCCTACACAAATGCCACCTCGAGAACGAG GTGCTGAGGCTGAAGGAGCGGCTGGGAGCGACCGAGGAGGAGGTGCGGCGCCTCAGGTCGGGAGCTGGGAGCCAAGCGGCATCCGGCGACGGCGGAGACGCCGCTGGCGCCGTTGGCCTGTGCGGAGGGAGCCCGAGCTCGTCCTTCTCGACGGGAACCTGCCAGCAGCATCCTGGTTTCAGCGGCGCAGACGTGCTGGGGCCGGACGATGACCTGATGATGTGCGTCCCCGAGTATGGTGGCTACGTCGATAGCAGCGTGGTCGAGTGGTTTAGCCTGTATGGGCTGATTTGA